One Candidatus Peregrinibacteria bacterium DNA segment encodes these proteins:
- the mltG gene encoding endolytic transglycosylase MltG, with product MEKRILQFLCLLVLLIGAWHFWNPFWKSDLNEAVDSTSSEKIVFSVEKGSSAKQIAGALESADLIVSENSFVKTVENEGLDGKLRYGSFVLSPSMTLREVVTVLTTEGTGELAFTVPEGWTIEDMDLKLTELGLIEAGAFKECTLQCDFSYDFLDENQNLEGYLFPDTYFVDSATFSVESLINQMLQNFDKKWTEKMQATLDASGRTLDELVNVASMLEKEVRTQPDLPLVAGIIWKRLDDDWTLGIDATLLYKDEDHSLTAEDLAEESPYNTRLNTGLPPTPICNPGLASLEAALEPKASDYWFYLTDSEGDVHYASTNAEHEENKAAYIE from the coding sequence ATGGAAAAACGAATCCTTCAATTCCTTTGCTTGCTTGTACTCCTTATTGGAGCCTGGCATTTCTGGAATCCTTTTTGGAAAAGCGACCTCAACGAAGCCGTGGATTCCACGAGCAGCGAAAAAATCGTTTTCTCTGTTGAAAAAGGTTCCAGCGCCAAACAAATCGCCGGTGCTCTAGAAAGTGCAGACCTGATTGTGAGCGAAAACAGTTTTGTAAAAACCGTGGAAAACGAAGGCCTGGATGGAAAACTTCGTTACGGCAGCTTCGTACTCAGCCCCAGCATGACCCTGCGCGAAGTGGTGACCGTGCTCACCACCGAAGGCACCGGAGAACTCGCCTTCACCGTACCTGAAGGATGGACTATTGAAGACATGGACCTAAAACTCACCGAACTCGGTCTGATTGAAGCGGGGGCTTTTAAAGAATGTACTCTTCAATGTGACTTCAGCTACGACTTCCTCGACGAAAACCAAAACCTAGAAGGTTACCTCTTCCCAGACACCTATTTTGTAGACAGCGCTACTTTCAGTGTGGAAAGCCTCATCAATCAAATGTTACAAAATTTCGATAAAAAATGGACGGAGAAAATGCAAGCCACTTTGGATGCCTCAGGAAGAACCCTCGACGAACTCGTGAACGTCGCCTCCATGCTTGAAAAAGAAGTGCGTACCCAGCCCGATTTACCGCTTGTGGCCGGCATCATTTGGAAGCGCCTGGACGACGACTGGACGCTCGGCATCGACGCCACTCTTCTCTATAAAGACGAGGACCACAGCCTCACCGCCGAAGATTTGGCAGAAGAAAGTCCCTACAACACCCGCTTAAACACCGGACTCCCTCCAACGCCCATCTGCAACCCAGGCCTCGCCAGCTTAGAAGCCGCTCTTGAACCCAAGGCAAGCGATTACTGGTTTTACCTCACCGACAGCGAAGGAGACGTGCATTATGCAAGCACCAATGCAGAGCACGAGGAAAACAAGGCGGCGTACATTGAGTAG
- the recO gene encoding DNA repair protein RecO: MIKNFTGIIIKRKEWGEQDCLVSVLTDEGTRLDLVAKGAGSPRSKRRAHLELMNQVKGTVYQSSHQLYLQSVECIQSHFHLKQNFERVLQTYLLLEVIEQSLMPENGDPHLYELLEKTLLHLNQKESCHLGAEIGLVKWGEALGVLPSFRSCGNCHQHLAEKAQWNLEKQVLHCLNCAAPQGEDLPLKYCKALEYFKNASFEECHSLVFQEEEIKKLRELIPYLLRSHLERPLKSLEASSRSTQFLPNSAHKALPIQA; the protein is encoded by the coding sequence ATGATCAAAAACTTCACTGGAATCATCATCAAACGCAAAGAATGGGGGGAACAGGACTGCCTCGTCTCTGTATTGACCGATGAAGGCACACGCCTGGACCTGGTAGCAAAGGGTGCAGGAAGCCCTCGATCGAAACGCAGAGCACATTTGGAATTGATGAATCAAGTCAAAGGCACTGTGTATCAAAGCAGCCATCAGCTTTATTTGCAGTCGGTGGAATGCATACAAAGCCATTTCCACTTGAAACAAAATTTTGAGCGTGTCTTGCAAACTTATCTTCTTTTAGAAGTGATTGAGCAAAGTTTGATGCCCGAAAACGGAGACCCTCACTTGTACGAACTTTTAGAAAAAACATTACTCCACCTCAATCAAAAAGAAAGCTGTCACCTAGGGGCAGAAATCGGCCTGGTGAAATGGGGGGAAGCCCTCGGAGTCTTACCCAGTTTTAGAAGCTGTGGAAATTGTCATCAGCATCTGGCAGAAAAAGCACAATGGAATCTAGAAAAGCAAGTTTTGCACTGCTTGAACTGCGCCGCACCCCAGGGAGAAGACTTGCCTCTAAAATACTGTAAAGCTCTGGAATATTTTAAAAATGCCAGTTTTGAAGAGTGCCATTCTCTCGTTTTTCAAGAAGAAGAAATCAAAAAACTACGTGAACTGATCCCTTACCTCTTGCGCAGCCATTTGGAACGCCCCTTAAAAAGTCTGGAGGCCAGCTCAAGAAGCACCCAATTCCTTCCAAACAGCGCTCACAAAGCGCTGCCCATCCAAGCCTGA
- a CDS encoding sodium-translocating pyrophosphatase, whose protein sequence is MDISVLAIGASVLALVWAGVLIVNVLSKNDGDERMSQIAASIQEGAMAYLNRQYKTLALFTILFFLLLGFGLPENGMITAVGFLVGAIFSALAGYIGMGVAVRANVRTAEAAKQSLPAALNVAFKGGAVTGLAVVGLALLGVSGFYWILTVSMGITVDKAPGMLIGFAFGASLISLFARVGGGIYTKAADVGADLVGKIEKGIPEDDPRNPAVIADNVGDNVGDCAGMGADLFETYAVTLIAAMILAASTLTTKIGEVGVTYPLALGAVAVLATIIGLYFVRLAPGKKNIMGALYRGTIATGLISAVAFYFVTKEMINDMNIYYAGLVGLALTLVINVATEYYTSKDYNPVRSIAKASETGAGTNLIAGLAQGMFSTFPMVIAIVAAMFGSYWLGAHSTLESGVYGIAIAAVAMLSTTGMVIAMDSYGPITDNAGGIAEMSKLSEKVRENTDALDAVGNTTKAVTKGYAIGSAALAALVLFQAYGEELFKNSGTEFIFNLSDYRVMIGLFLGGALPFLFSGFLMQAVGRAGFSIVEEVRRQFREIKGIMEGKARPDYGACVDIVTKAALKEMILPGLIAVFSPIIVGFVFGPLALGGMLGGVIITGLLMAINMSNAGGAWDNAKKYVEDGHGGGKGSDTHKAAVVGDTVGDPYKDTAGPALNALIKVINTVALILAPIIVMHSWL, encoded by the coding sequence ATGGATATTTCAGTACTCGCAATAGGAGCCAGCGTGCTCGCACTTGTCTGGGCCGGAGTGCTCATCGTGAACGTGCTGTCTAAAAACGATGGCGACGAACGCATGAGTCAAATCGCCGCCTCCATTCAAGAAGGAGCCATGGCCTACCTCAACCGTCAATACAAGACTTTGGCCCTTTTCACCATCCTCTTCTTTTTACTGCTCGGTTTTGGTCTTCCCGAAAACGGAATGATCACCGCCGTCGGCTTTTTGGTTGGAGCCATTTTCTCGGCCCTCGCCGGTTATATTGGAATGGGGGTTGCCGTGCGTGCCAATGTACGCACCGCTGAAGCGGCCAAGCAAAGTTTGCCTGCCGCTCTCAATGTGGCTTTCAAAGGAGGCGCCGTGACCGGTCTCGCTGTAGTGGGACTCGCCTTGCTCGGAGTTTCCGGTTTTTACTGGATACTCACCGTTTCCATGGGCATCACTGTGGATAAAGCACCTGGAATGCTGATCGGATTCGCTTTCGGAGCGTCTCTCATCTCTCTTTTTGCTCGTGTGGGAGGAGGAATTTACACCAAAGCGGCCGACGTGGGTGCCGACCTCGTGGGTAAGATTGAAAAAGGAATCCCTGAAGACGATCCTCGAAACCCTGCAGTGATCGCCGATAACGTAGGAGACAATGTGGGGGACTGCGCCGGAATGGGAGCAGACCTCTTCGAAACCTATGCCGTGACCCTCATCGCTGCCATGATTTTGGCGGCCTCCACTCTCACCACTAAAATCGGTGAAGTGGGCGTGACCTATCCTCTCGCACTCGGTGCCGTGGCCGTACTCGCGACCATCATCGGTCTTTATTTTGTGCGCCTCGCTCCAGGTAAGAAGAACATCATGGGCGCCCTCTACCGTGGAACCATCGCCACAGGACTCATCTCTGCCGTTGCATTCTACTTTGTGACGAAGGAAATGATCAACGACATGAACATCTACTACGCAGGCCTCGTCGGTCTCGCCCTCACCTTAGTGATCAACGTCGCAACCGAGTACTACACTTCTAAGGACTACAACCCTGTACGTTCCATTGCAAAGGCCTCTGAAACAGGAGCTGGAACCAATCTCATTGCCGGTCTCGCTCAAGGAATGTTCTCCACCTTCCCCATGGTCATCGCCATCGTGGCCGCCATGTTCGGGTCTTACTGGCTGGGAGCTCACTCTACTCTTGAAAGCGGAGTGTATGGAATCGCCATCGCAGCCGTAGCCATGCTTTCCACCACAGGTATGGTGATCGCAATGGATTCCTATGGACCCATCACCGACAACGCCGGAGGAATTGCTGAAATGTCCAAGCTCTCTGAAAAAGTCCGTGAAAACACCGACGCACTCGATGCGGTCGGGAACACCACCAAGGCCGTGACCAAGGGGTACGCGATCGGTTCCGCCGCTCTGGCTGCCCTCGTGCTCTTCCAAGCCTACGGCGAAGAACTCTTTAAAAACAGTGGAACTGAATTCATCTTCAACCTATCTGATTATCGCGTGATGATCGGTCTCTTTTTAGGAGGAGCCCTTCCCTTCCTCTTCTCCGGCTTCCTCATGCAAGCTGTGGGACGAGCAGGCTTCAGCATCGTTGAAGAAGTGCGCCGCCAATTCCGTGAGATCAAAGGCATCATGGAAGGCAAGGCTCGCCCCGACTACGGCGCTTGCGTGGACATCGTGACCAAGGCCGCTCTCAAAGAAATGATCCTTCCTGGACTCATCGCCGTGTTCAGTCCCATCATCGTCGGCTTCGTTTTCGGGCCCTTGGCCCTCGGAGGAATGCTCGGCGGAGTGATCATCACCGGTCTGCTCATGGCCATCAACATGAGCAACGCCGGAGGAGCGTGGGACAACGCAAAGAAGTACGTTGAAGACGGACACGGAGGGGGCAAGGGTTCAGACACCCACAAAGCCGCCGTCGTCGGAGACACCGTGGGCGACCCTTATAAGGACACCGCCGGACCTGCCTTGAACGCCCTCATCAAAGTGATCAACACCGTAGCCCTCATCCTGGCTCCGATCATTGTGATGCACTCTTGGCTTTAA
- a CDS encoding FtsX-like permease family protein yields MRPRSPHSLRRLAILALQNVHRNWLLSAATILMMGLILFIFNVMLLLNILAQNSLDELGKKVDLIVYLTDEASLYEVTELANALETQAEIVQVEYTSKDDALKAFLAQYPDQKDPFKEYGIENPLPGSLRIVTETPGDHADVLQFIQDSVYGEFLLDTESTNENQTIAERLLNLTAFTQKLILGVLVAFLIGTLLMSMNAVHLSIFNRKTEIQIMQLVGAKPFTIYSPFLMEGALYSVLATCFSGLLLSIFLKSTQLLPHLNFAQKSSPFTLAGLEFLCSIALGLLASSLAVRLYLHRSLVLDNA; encoded by the coding sequence ATGCGCCCCCGAAGCCCTCACTCTCTTCGCCGACTAGCGATTTTGGCGTTGCAAAACGTCCATCGCAATTGGCTGCTCAGTGCCGCCACTATTCTAATGATGGGACTGATCCTCTTCATTTTCAACGTGATGTTGCTGCTCAATATTCTGGCCCAAAACAGCCTGGACGAATTGGGTAAAAAAGTGGATTTGATCGTTTATCTCACCGATGAAGCTTCCCTTTACGAAGTAACCGAATTGGCAAATGCGCTCGAGACTCAAGCCGAAATCGTTCAAGTGGAATACACCAGTAAAGACGATGCCCTCAAAGCTTTTTTAGCCCAGTACCCAGATCAAAAAGACCCTTTCAAAGAGTATGGGATCGAAAATCCTCTTCCCGGTAGCTTGCGCATCGTGACCGAAACCCCCGGCGACCATGCAGACGTGCTGCAATTCATCCAAGACTCGGTTTATGGAGAATTTTTGCTCGACACCGAAAGCACCAACGAAAACCAGACCATTGCGGAACGACTGCTGAATCTCACTGCATTCACTCAAAAACTCATCCTGGGCGTGCTGGTTGCTTTTTTGATCGGAACTTTGCTCATGAGCATGAACGCCGTGCATTTGAGCATTTTCAATCGAAAAACCGAAATTCAAATCATGCAATTGGTGGGGGCCAAACCTTTCACCATTTACAGCCCATTTTTGATGGAGGGTGCGCTCTACAGTGTGCTCGCCACCTGCTTCAGCGGACTTTTATTGAGCATTTTTTTAAAGAGCACTCAACTGCTCCCTCACCTGAATTTTGCCCAAAAAAGCTCCCCTTTCACCTTGGCGGGGCTTGAATTTTTATGCAGCATTGCGCTGGGCCTTTTGGCCAGTTCCCTAGCCGTACGGCTTTATTTGCACCGCTCTTTAGTCCTCGACAACGCATGA
- a CDS encoding FecR domain-containing protein — MNYTYYRRYQASSKKRSSGFKSFFWLVVVLVILLLLLQACVTFMRSMMEEKKDEATLTLNEGSAEVLEWGQTEATPAADAQMFLVGDTVQTQNDSLVTLRFADDMELRLDENTKLRFEDAQVSEEETQVSLELLTGRVWVKQSSEEQSIDLFLKGKTMNMESSQGVFLIANQSTKQYVYSFEGSMRVDYVDRSQGDSVIESVRVEKGKKSILTSEAELALLARESLNLLGEAGDDFVGDRFVMWNLGTAVAFQEAEEPAPDKEELAEEEVDEETEETDEPVEAETPEPVEPETPVAGLCASVTSPGLNVTIQKDAIAIEGSITCGTAATVTVTWAGNNSPYTLGGFAPGDATFRYVADASYGNLKAGVNTYTVVATAADGTQSAPVVVTINAEF, encoded by the coding sequence ATGAATTATACTTATTATCGTCGTTATCAAGCTTCGTCCAAAAAACGCTCCAGCGGTTTCAAATCTTTTTTTTGGCTGGTGGTGGTTTTGGTCATTCTGCTGCTCTTGTTGCAGGCTTGTGTGACTTTTATGCGCTCCATGATGGAAGAGAAAAAAGATGAGGCCACTTTGACGCTCAATGAAGGAAGCGCCGAAGTTTTGGAGTGGGGACAAACCGAGGCGACTCCGGCTGCGGATGCCCAGATGTTTTTGGTGGGAGACACTGTGCAAACTCAAAATGACAGCTTAGTGACTTTGCGTTTCGCCGATGACATGGAGCTCCGTTTGGATGAAAACACAAAACTCCGTTTTGAAGACGCTCAAGTGTCGGAAGAAGAGACGCAGGTGAGTTTGGAGCTGCTAACAGGTCGGGTGTGGGTGAAGCAAAGTTCTGAAGAGCAAAGCATCGATCTGTTTTTGAAGGGCAAGACCATGAATATGGAATCATCTCAGGGGGTTTTTCTTATCGCCAATCAGAGCACCAAACAGTACGTCTATTCTTTTGAAGGCAGCATGAGAGTCGATTATGTGGATCGCAGTCAAGGGGATTCGGTCATTGAAAGCGTGCGTGTCGAGAAAGGAAAAAAATCCATTTTAACTTCAGAAGCGGAGCTGGCCTTGCTGGCTCGCGAGAGCCTCAACTTGCTCGGGGAAGCCGGGGACGATTTTGTGGGTGATCGTTTTGTGATGTGGAATTTGGGTACAGCCGTTGCCTTTCAAGAAGCAGAAGAACCGGCCCCGGATAAAGAAGAGCTTGCAGAAGAGGAAGTGGATGAGGAAACCGAGGAAACGGATGAACCTGTGGAAGCCGAAACGCCTGAACCTGTGGAACCCGAAACGCCCGTGGCTGGCTTATGTGCCTCAGTGACTTCGCCGGGCCTGAATGTGACTATTCAAAAAGATGCCATTGCCATTGAGGGCAGCATCACGTGTGGAACCGCTGCAACGGTCACGGTGACCTGGGCCGGCAACAACTCTCCTTACACTTTGGGGGGCTTTGCTCCGGGGGATGCAACTTTCCGTTATGTAGCGGATGCCTCTTATGGCAATTTAAAAGCAGGAGTCAATACTTACACTGTTGTGGCGACCGCAGCGGATGGCACTCAAAGTGCGCCGGTCGTGGTGACCATCAATGCGGAGTTTTAG
- a CDS encoding 50S ribosomal protein L25 encodes MDKATLSASVRDKSVLAKNLRRASLIPVEYYGKGIENMSLTVNYGDFRRLYRTAGMNTVIELDVDGKGKKNVIVHRVDTHPVTDDIAYVELINVRMDQEITANVPLRLEGQSPAVRDTGAILIQNMDEVEVTCLPAYLPHEIVVNIESLVDLGSSIHVSDLVAPANVKITADSEASVISLTVANEEEVAPVEAVDVSTVEVTTEKKDEGAAEGAATEKKEE; translated from the coding sequence ATGGATAAAGCAACACTTTCTGCATCTGTTCGAGATAAATCTGTTCTCGCGAAAAACCTTCGTCGAGCGTCTCTTATTCCCGTTGAATACTATGGGAAAGGAATAGAAAACATGAGCCTCACCGTTAATTACGGGGACTTCCGTCGTTTGTACCGCACTGCGGGGATGAATACGGTGATTGAACTCGATGTGGATGGAAAGGGGAAAAAAAATGTGATTGTGCATCGCGTGGACACCCACCCTGTGACCGATGATATTGCCTATGTTGAGCTCATCAATGTGCGCATGGACCAAGAGATTACGGCCAATGTGCCTCTTCGTTTGGAGGGACAATCGCCAGCTGTACGAGATACGGGTGCTATTTTGATCCAGAATATGGACGAAGTGGAAGTGACCTGTCTTCCTGCGTATTTGCCTCATGAGATTGTGGTGAACATCGAATCCCTCGTGGATCTCGGTTCTTCCATCCACGTTTCTGATCTCGTGGCTCCTGCGAATGTAAAAATCACTGCGGATTCTGAAGCTTCCGTTATTTCCTTGACGGTGGCCAATGAAGAAGAAGTGGCTCCTGTTGAGGCAGTGGATGTATCTACAGTGGAAGTGACCACAGAAAAGAAGGATGAAGGAGCGGCCGAAGGGGCTGCCACCGAAAAGAAGGAAGAGTAA
- a CDS encoding bifunctional (p)ppGpp synthetase/guanosine-3',5'-bis(diphosphate) 3'-pyrophosphohydrolase — MAYLDLRNILSLQRPDLNLALLDEAYAFAKVSHEGQQRYSGEPYLVHPVAVAEILLPLNPDLTTLQAALLHDVLEGTGVSLAALEKQFGSEVSGLVEGMNRLSVVKIRKEDTEAEKWKKMFLAMAKDVRIVFIKLAERLHNMRTLEFVPQEKQERIARESLLVHAAIASRLGLYSIKSELEDLCFKYLYPQAYEDLLAQVASQRARSEKGMEFAVSNLEQFLVREGIKVEKIQGRFKHLWSLYQKMEKKEKFSLDSIYDLFAVRILLPDHYEKGEEELSSLYATISLIHQKFVPLPGRFKDYVAVPKPNGYRSLHTTVLGLGGDLYDEATEVQIRTLQMHRESELGIASHWAYKMGNGSQKSALTPQQQKMVRETVRRIQLMVKVEPDLLTWVQPWLEDFQHMFPSDRSKVEELLLKRGIDEEKLTCIRKARSMGPLHLHPQVEEQLAWLRGLSETGEVSSEMDVYPDRIFVLTPKRQVLELPRGSTPIDFAYRVHTELGHKLLNAKANGRIVPLDYELQNGDVLEITTRSNAKPNRYWYSIAKTTAAKAKIRNWFNSQDKELNLLAGRELRESPSLEAPLLVEKEEPKAKLAGPSSPSFSQKVLVTEEENLPVILSACCKPKAPCPLIAYVTRGHSIRIHRLSCRELSGLDGQRFVSAVWKELGAS; from the coding sequence ATGGCTTATTTAGATTTACGCAATATCCTTTCTCTACAAAGGCCGGATCTCAATCTGGCGCTTTTGGATGAGGCTTATGCTTTTGCCAAAGTGTCTCATGAAGGGCAGCAGCGTTATTCGGGTGAGCCGTATTTGGTCCATCCGGTGGCGGTGGCTGAAATTTTGCTGCCTTTGAACCCAGATTTGACAACCTTGCAAGCGGCTCTTTTGCACGATGTTTTGGAAGGCACGGGGGTGAGCCTTGCTGCTCTTGAAAAACAGTTTGGCTCTGAGGTGAGTGGTCTGGTGGAGGGGATGAATCGTCTTTCAGTGGTGAAGATTCGTAAAGAGGACACGGAAGCGGAAAAGTGGAAGAAAATGTTTTTGGCCATGGCGAAGGATGTGCGCATTGTGTTCATTAAGCTGGCTGAGCGTTTACACAACATGCGAACTTTGGAGTTTGTCCCTCAAGAAAAACAAGAGCGCATCGCGCGCGAATCTTTGCTGGTGCATGCCGCCATTGCTTCCCGTTTGGGTTTGTATTCCATTAAAAGTGAATTGGAGGATTTGTGCTTCAAATACCTGTATCCGCAGGCCTATGAAGATTTGCTGGCTCAAGTGGCTTCCCAACGCGCTCGCAGTGAAAAAGGCATGGAATTTGCCGTTTCTAATCTGGAGCAATTTTTAGTCCGGGAAGGCATAAAAGTGGAAAAAATTCAGGGGCGTTTCAAGCACCTCTGGAGTCTCTATCAAAAAATGGAAAAAAAGGAGAAATTTTCTTTGGATTCGATTTATGATCTTTTTGCGGTACGTATTCTTTTGCCGGATCATTATGAAAAAGGGGAGGAAGAATTGAGCTCTTTGTACGCCACGATCAGCCTCATCCATCAGAAATTTGTGCCTTTGCCGGGACGATTTAAAGATTATGTGGCGGTGCCCAAGCCCAATGGGTATCGCAGTTTGCACACCACAGTTTTGGGATTGGGTGGGGATTTGTATGACGAAGCCACAGAGGTGCAGATCCGTACTTTGCAAATGCATCGAGAATCGGAATTGGGCATTGCCTCGCATTGGGCCTATAAAATGGGGAATGGTTCTCAAAAAAGCGCGCTCACTCCTCAGCAGCAAAAAATGGTGCGCGAAACCGTGAGGCGTATCCAGCTCATGGTGAAGGTAGAACCGGACTTGCTGACGTGGGTTCAGCCTTGGTTGGAAGATTTTCAACACATGTTTCCTTCGGATCGAAGCAAGGTGGAAGAATTGCTTTTGAAACGCGGAATTGATGAGGAAAAGCTCACTTGTATTCGCAAGGCGCGCAGCATGGGGCCCTTGCATTTGCATCCTCAGGTGGAGGAGCAGCTGGCGTGGCTTAGAGGTCTTTCGGAAACGGGAGAGGTGAGTTCAGAAATGGACGTGTACCCGGATCGTATTTTTGTACTGACGCCGAAACGCCAGGTTTTGGAATTGCCTCGTGGCTCCACGCCCATTGATTTTGCCTATAGAGTGCACACGGAATTGGGGCACAAATTGCTGAATGCCAAGGCCAATGGGCGTATCGTGCCTTTGGATTATGAATTGCAAAACGGGGACGTGCTTGAAATCACGACGCGTTCCAATGCCAAACCCAATCGCTATTGGTATTCCATTGCAAAAACCACTGCCGCCAAAGCCAAGATTCGCAATTGGTTCAATAGCCAGGACAAAGAATTGAATCTGCTGGCTGGTCGAGAGCTGCGTGAATCTCCTAGCTTGGAGGCTCCTTTGCTTGTCGAAAAAGAGGAGCCCAAAGCGAAGTTGGCTGGGCCTTCCTCCCCTTCTTTTTCTCAGAAGGTTTTGGTGACTGAGGAAGAGAATTTGCCGGTGATTTTGAGCGCGTGTTGCAAGCCCAAAGCCCCTTGTCCCTTGATTGCTTATGTCACTCGGGGGCACTCCATACGCATCCATCGACTGAGTTGTCGTGAACTTTCAGGCTTGGATGGGCAGCGCTTTGTGAGCGCTGTTTGGAAGGAATTGGGTGCTTCTTGA
- a CDS encoding FAD synthase produces MPPSSDKKIVMAFGTFDYFHAGHEDYLRQAKILGDQLIVVVGRDETVKKVKGFTPGMNEKKRLRDVAACTHVDKAVLGYPEDKYYVIKKHRPHILALGYDQFAFTYGLKNFFIKENLDIEIVRLDAFEPQTFKSSLIRNKLEGEEKLTLRIPLPDSSKATPCAPEALTLFAD; encoded by the coding sequence ATGCCTCCCTCTTCCGATAAAAAAATCGTGATGGCCTTTGGGACCTTCGACTACTTTCATGCAGGTCACGAGGATTATTTACGCCAAGCCAAAATCTTAGGAGACCAATTGATTGTGGTGGTGGGCCGCGATGAGACGGTAAAAAAAGTAAAAGGCTTCACTCCAGGTATGAATGAAAAAAAACGTCTGCGTGATGTAGCGGCTTGCACTCATGTGGACAAGGCGGTGCTCGGTTACCCCGAAGACAAATATTACGTCATCAAAAAACACCGACCTCACATTTTGGCCTTGGGTTACGATCAATTTGCCTTTACTTATGGGCTCAAAAACTTTTTCATCAAAGAAAACTTGGACATTGAAATCGTGCGCTTGGATGCATTTGAACCTCAAACCTTCAAAAGCTCTCTGATTCGAAACAAACTTGAAGGCGAAGAAAAACTCACCCTTCGCATCCCTTTACCCGACTCTTCTAAAGCCACGCCATGCGCCCCCGAAGCCCTCACTCTCTTCGCCGACTAG
- the gatC gene encoding Asp-tRNA(Asn)/Glu-tRNA(Gln) amidotransferase subunit GatC — translation MKLTKEQVQHIAKLARLHLTDEEMERYAGQLTDILTYVEVLKELDTSSVKETSQVTGLSLEARADQFGASLCTADELLECSPLPKEAHQIRVKRVI, via the coding sequence GTGAAACTCACCAAAGAACAAGTACAGCACATCGCTAAACTCGCTCGTCTGCATCTGACGGACGAGGAAATGGAGCGTTATGCCGGCCAGCTCACAGATATTTTGACTTATGTTGAAGTTTTGAAGGAGCTGGACACTTCTTCTGTAAAAGAAACTTCTCAGGTGACGGGACTTTCTTTGGAGGCTCGTGCAGATCAATTCGGCGCTTCGCTTTGCACAGCGGATGAACTTTTGGAGTGCAGTCCACTTCCTAAAGAAGCCCATCAAATTCGCGTTAAACGCGTCATTTAA
- a CDS encoding membrane lipoprotein lipid attachment site-containing protein — protein MKKLFFFLLMTAALAACTHQNPAWQGFYYPSGSAEDGFETQSFVSNEACENWTFEKMGNETTEGEHSYCGYNCSYDDEGQYGCEL, from the coding sequence ATGAAAAAACTCTTCTTCTTTCTTTTAATGACCGCTGCCCTTGCCGCATGCACCCACCAGAACCCAGCTTGGCAAGGTTTCTACTATCCTTCCGGCTCTGCGGAAGACGGCTTTGAAACACAAAGTTTCGTCAGCAATGAGGCTTGTGAAAACTGGACTTTCGAAAAAATGGGTAATGAAACTACAGAAGGTGAACACTCTTACTGCGGCTACAATTGCAGTTATGATGATGAAGGCCAGTATGGCTGTGAACTTTAG
- a CDS encoding YbaB/EbfC family nucleoid-associated protein: MGLFGQAKDLYKLQKKAKQIKEELKNLHIEAEVEGIKVVINAEQEVQDVFIPEEMMKPENVEKLQNALKTVFNKAIKKAQEVAAERMRDMMGDLGMAMPGAEGELPQA; encoded by the coding sequence ATGGGACTCTTTGGACAGGCTAAAGACCTTTATAAACTTCAAAAGAAAGCCAAACAGATTAAGGAAGAACTCAAAAACCTCCACATTGAAGCCGAAGTGGAAGGGATAAAAGTCGTGATCAATGCCGAGCAAGAGGTGCAGGATGTGTTCATCCCCGAGGAAATGATGAAACCTGAAAATGTAGAAAAGCTGCAAAACGCACTCAAAACCGTCTTCAACAAAGCCATCAAAAAAGCCCAGGAAGTGGCCGCAGAGCGCATGCGCGACATGATGGGCGACCTCGGTATGGCCATGCCTGGAGCCGAAGGCGAACTCCCTCAAGCTTAG